In the genome of bacterium SCSIO 12827, the window AACGCCTGAGCTTCTCCGTGCAGAAGGAAATCGCTCAGCGCTTGGGCTACCGCGACCACGCCGGAACCAACGGCGTCGAGCGCTTCATGAAGCATTACTTCCTGATCGCCAAGGACGTGGGCGACATTACGCGCATCCTCTGCGCGGTTCTGGAACATCAGCACAAGAAGGCGGCCAAGCGGTTCCGCCTGCCGTTCTTCCGTTTTTCCGAACCGGACGTGCCGGGCTTCAAGATCGACGGCGGCCGCCTGACCGTGGAAAACAAGAAGGCCTTCGCCGACGACCCGATAAAGTTGGTCGGCCTGTTCCACGCGGCGCAGAAGCACGGCCTGGATGTCCACCCGGAAGCGCTTCGCCTGGTCACCCAGAACCTGAAGCTGGTCGACGCCAAGCTGCGCCGTAACAAGGAGGCCAACCGCCTGTTCCTTGAAATGCTGACGGGGAAGGATCCGGTCACCACCCTGATGCGGTTCAACGAAGCGGGTGTGTTCGGGCGTTTCGTTCCCGACTTCGGGCGGGTCGTGGCGCAGATGCAATACGACATGTATCACGTCTATACGGTCGACGAGCACACCATCCGCGCCATCGGCCTTCTGGAAGGGATCGAGACGGGACGCCTGAAGGAAGACCATCCGGTCAGCTGCGAGGTGATCTCGGAAATCCAATCGCGGGAAGCGCTCTACGTTTCGGTCCTGCTGCACGACATCGCCAAGGGCCGGGGCGGCGACCATTCGGAACTGGGGGCCGAGGTCGCGATGAAGCTCTGCCCCCGGTTCGGCCTCAACGCCTGGGAGACGGAGACCGTGTCCTGGCTGGTGCGCCACCATCTGCTGATGTCGGCGACCGCGTTCAAGCGCGATCTGGACGACCCCAAGACGATCCAGGATTTCTGTGACCTGGTGCAGTCGCCGGAACGCCTGCGCTTGCTCTTGTGCCTGACCGTGGTCGACATCCGCGCCGTCGGCCCCAACGTTTGGAACAACTGGAAGGCGGGCCTGCTGCGCGAACTGTATTGGCAGGCCAAGGCCGTCCTGACCGGTGACGCGCCGGGCGAACGGCGCAAGACCCGGGTCGCCCGGGCCAAGGCGGCGCTGGAACAGGCGCTTGCCAAATGGCCTGCGAAGGACCGGGAGGAGCACCTTGCCCGTGGCACGGATACCTATTGGCTGGCCGCCGACACGGCGACCCAGGTGCGCCATGCCGAATTGGTGCGCAAGGCGGAAAAGGACAAGGCCGACCTGACCATCGCCATGACCGTGGATAAGACCCGCGCCGCCAACGAGATCATCGTTTATACGGCCGACCATCCGGGCCTGTTCGCCAATATCGCGGGCGCCCTGTCGCTGGCCGGGGTGTCGGTGCTGGACGCCAAGATCGCGACCCTGACCAACGGCATGGCGCTGGATACCTTTTGGGTTCACGACGCGGCCGGCATGGCGATCGACGAGAAAGGCCAGATGGGCCGCATGACCCAGCGCATCGAGGATGCCTTGCGCGGTAAACGCGACCCGGCCCGCGAATTGAAGAAGGAACCGGACGCGGTGTTCCCGGACAAGTCCCGCGCTTTCGCCATCTCGCCTCGCGTGATCATGGATAACCAAGCGTCCAACACCCATACGGTCATCGAAATCAACGGCCATGATCGGCCGGGCTTTCTTTACGACGTGACCTCGGTGCTGACCCAGGAAGGCCTGCAGATCGCCTCGGCCCAGATCACCACCTACGGCGAGCGGGTGGTCGACGTGTTCTATGTGAAGGACATCTTCGGTCTCAAGATCCGTCATGCGGACAAGCTGAAATCGATCGAGACGCGCCTGCTGGAACGCATCGGCGGCAAGAAAGCCGTGAAGGCGGCGGCCAAGGCCGACAAGGCGAACAAGGCGGAAGCCCCGGCCAAGGGGTCGGCAAAAGCCTCTGCCAAGACGCCGTCCAAGCCCTCCGCCAAATCCGCCGCCAAGGGTGCGAAGGATGCCAAGCCCGCCCCGGCGGTCAAGGCCAAGACGGCCGCGAAAGCCCCGGCCAAGACCGCGACGAAGCCTGCCGCCAAAGCCTCCGCCAAGGACAAGCCCGCCGCGAAGACGAAGCCCGGCGGCAAGGCGTCCGGTAATTCGGTGGAAGCGGCCGAATAAGGGGCGGCCCGCCCGGTTCGCCTAAAGCCTTGTCATCGCCCCAATCCCGGCGTACCAGCGTGCCATGAACCTGTTGAAGGCCATCACGACCGTCGGCGGCTTCACGATGCTGAGCCGCGTATTCGGCTTCGTCCGCGACATGCTGATCGCCAATTTCCTGGGCGCCGGCATGGTCGCCGATGCCTTTGTCGTCGCCTTCCGCCTGCCCAACCTGTTCCGCCGCCTGTTCGCCGAAGGGGCCTTCGCGGCTGCTTTCGTGCCGCTGTTCGCGCGCGAGCTGGAGGCGGGCGACGGCGCCGGGGCTGAAGCGCGGGCGGCGGCCCGGGCCCGGGCCCGTGCCTTCGCCGACGAGGCCATGACCCTGCTGGCTCTGGTGCTGGTCGCCTTCGTCGCGGTGATGGAACTGATCATGCCCTGGGCCATGGTCGTGCTCGCGGGCGGGTTCGACGCCGTGCCCGGCAAGATGGAGATGGCGACGGAACTGTCGCGCATCGCCTTTCCCTATCTGCTGTTCATCTCTCTGGTGTCGCTGCAATCGGGGGTTCTCAATTCGCTTGGTCAATTCGCCGCCGCGGCGGCAGCACCCGTGCTGTTGAACCTTTGCCTGATCGCGGCTTTGCTGGGCCTGACGGGCCATGTGGAAACGCCGGGCCATGCGTTGGCCTGGGGCGTGTTCGCGGCCGGGGTGGCGCAATTCGCCTGGCTTGCCTGGTTCTGCCGCCGACAGGGATTTCCGCTCCGTCTGGTACGGCCCCGCTGGACGGAAAAGGTCGCGTTGCTGATCAAGCGCATCCTGCCCGTGGTATTCGGCGCCTCGCTCTATCAGGTCAACCTGCTGATCGGCACCATCCTCGCGACCTATGTTTCCGACGGGGCCGTGTCCTACCTTTATTATGCCGACCGGGTGACGCAACTGCCCTTGGGCGTGGTCGGCGTTGCCGTGGGCACGGCGCTGCTGCCGCTTCTGGCGCGTCAGTTGAAGGCCGGGGACGACGCGGCCGCCCAGAACAGCCAGAACCGGGGCCTGGAATTCGCGCTACTGCTGACCCTGCCGGCCGCTGCCGCCTGCCTGGTTATTCCCGACGAGATCATCCGCGTGCTGTTCGAACGAGGGGCTTTCGGCGCCGAGGCCACGGCGGCGACGGCATCGGCGCTGTTCGCCTATGCCACGGGGCTGCCGGCCTATGTGCTGATCCGCGTGCTGGCCCCGGGGTTCTACGCGCGTGAAGATACGTCGACGCCTGTGCGCATCGCCATCGCGGCCATGGTCGTCAACATTGTGCTCATGCTGGTGCTGATGAAGCCGATGGGTCATGTCGGCATCGCGCTCGCGGCCTCGGCCTCGGCCTGGCTCAACACCCTGTTGCTCGCCATCGTGCTGGTGAAGCGGGGGCACTTCGCCCTCGACGCCCGCCTGCGGGGCCGCCTGCCCCGTATCCTGCTGGCGACGGCGGGCATGGTCGGGGTGCTTGAGATTGCGCGCCAGAATTTGGGCTTCATGATGACCGGCGCCACGGCGCAGCAGATCTTGGGCCTGGTCCTGCTGGTTGTCCTGGGCCTGATCGCCTTTGCGGTCTTCGCGCTGGCGCTGCGGGCGGCGGGCCTGAAGGATGCCAAGTCCATGTTGCGGGCGAAGGACCTGTAACGCCCCACCTCCCCAAAGCCCAAGGCTTGACCAATTCAGGCCCAACGGCGATAACCGGCGCGCGTTTTCGACCATTCATTTCAAGGACCAGCCACATGCGGCGCATCTTTTCCGGCGTTCAGCCGACAGGGAACCTTCACCTGGGCAACTACCTGGGCGCCATCCGCAACTGGGTGCATTTGCAGCAGGATTACGAGGACTGTCTGTTCTGCGTCGTCGACCTGCACGCCATCACCGTGTGGCAGGACCCGGCGCAGCTGCGCAGCAGCACCCGCGAGGTCGCCGCCGCCATGATCGCCGCCGGCATCGACGCCGAGAAATCCGTGATCTTCAACCAGTCCCAGGTGCCCGCCCATGCGGAACTGGCCTGGGTCTTCAATTGCGTGGCGCGCATGGGCTGGCTCAACCGCATGACCCAGTTCAAGGAAAAGGCCGGCAAGAACAAGGAAAATGCCTCCGTCGGGCTGTTCGCCTACCCCAACCTGATGGCCGCGGACATCCTGGCCTACAAGGGAACGCACGTGCCCGTCGGCGACGACCAGAAACAGCATCTGGAATTGGCCCGCGACATCGCCCAGAAATTCAACAACGATTTCGGCGTGGATTTCTTCCCCGTGGTCGAACCCCTGATCTTCGGCGAGGCGACGCGGGTCATGTCGCTGCGCGACGGGTCCAAGAAGATGAGCAAGTCCGACCCCTCGGATCAGTCGCGCATCACCCTGACCGACGACGCCGACGCCATCGCCAAAAAGGTGCGCAAGGCCAAGACCGACCCGGATGCCCTGCCGACGTCAAAGGACGGGTTCGACGGCCGGCCCGAGGCCGCCAACCTGATGGGCATCTACGCCGCCCTGTCCGGTCAGGACCTGGCCCAGGTCATCCAGGACCACGGCGGCCACCAGTTTTCCCAGTTCAAGCAGGATCTGGCCGACCTGATGGTCGATAAGCTGCAACCCATCACGGCGGAGATGCGCCGATTGGCCGATGATCCCGGCTATATCGATGGCGTGCTGAAGCAGGGCGCCGAAAAGGCGCGGGCCCTGTCCGAGCCGGTCATGGCCGAAGTCCACGACATCGTCGGCTTCCTGCGCCCGTGAGCAATAATCCCTGATATACTTGACCCCGTTTGTCGGACTTGATTGCGGACGGCATCGGTCCCATGTTAGGGCCAAGCACCGCCGGAACATGTCCGGCAACGAATGACGGCCGAACGGCCGATAACGCGGAGACCAAGACCCATGTTCATCCAAACGGAAACCACCCCGAATCCGGCGACCCTGAAGTTCCTGCCCGGCTGCACGGTGATGGCGGAAGGCACCGCCAACTTCGCCGAGGCGGCCTCCGTCGGGCGCTCGCCGCTGGCCCAGACGCTGTTCGCGGTCGAGGGCGTGACCGGCGTGTTCTTCGGCCATGACTTCATCACCGTGACCAAGGCCGAAGACAAGGAATGGGATACCCTGAAGCCGCGCATCCTGGGCGGTATCATGGAACATTTCACCAAAGGCCTGCCGGTGATTACCGAGGGCGCGGAAGACGCGGCCGAATCGACCGCCGATGACACGGAAATCGTGACCCAGATCAAGGAGTTGCTGGAAACCCGGGTGCGCCCTGCGGTGGCCCAGGACGGCGGCGACATCATCTACCACGGGTTCGAGGACGGCATCGTCTACCTGCAGATGCAGGGGGCCTGCTCGGGCTGTCCGTCGTCGACGGCGACCCTGAAGCACGGCATCGAAAACATGCTGCGCTACTACGTGCCCGAGGTGAAGGAAGTCCAGGCCGTCATGTAAGACCGGCCTTTCGGGGGCGCCGTAACGGGGCCCCCGATCGGTGGATAAAAATTCCTTGCCGCGACTTATGACTTTGGTGATATAAGGCGCGCCGTTAACTATAATACGAGGAAGCGGTGTACAGCCCATCCCGGAGCAAACCGGCGCACTGACGACCGGACCGGGCTTTGTCGAATCCTTGAGGGAGAATTTGACAATCGGACCAGGGGCGGCCTTCGCAATCAGGTCTCCTTCTCTACCTTCAGAAACGTTCTTCCATCCAAGCACCCTGGGCATTGCTGTGAAATAGGTGCGGAAGACGGCCTTGGCCGATTCGAAGATCACATGAACACGTTTTTTGAACGCACGGTGATGACGGTTGTGCTTACGACCGCGGTCACCGCCGGCTACCTTGCCATTGAACGGGCCCCCCAGGCGTCCGTCCCGCCGACGACGGCGGCCGCCGTCGCTGCCGGTCAGGCGAATGCCCACGCGCGTGCCGACGGATCGGAGCAGGATACCGGCGCCGATCTTCAGATGATGGCGACGGGGGCGGGCGGCAATCTCGTGATTCCGCCCCGTCGGCCCGAATTCAAGCGCCAGCCTAAGGATTCGGTGACGGCGCTGCATGACTGGTTCGCCGAACTGAACTACGACCTCGAACATATTCAAAACGGCAATGCCCATGTCCCGCCGGCTTTCCTGGCGTCGCTGCCGCCGGACCTTGGCAACGTGCCGGAAACGGCCATGCGCAAGCGTCTGTTCTTTCAGGCCGTGTTGCCGCTGATCCTGCGCGCCAACCAGGAAATCCTGACCGACCGCAAGCGCCTGTGGCAGTTGCACGCCGACCAGCGCCTGGGCCGCCATATCGCCCCGTCCGACCGTTTGTGGCTGAAGGCGATGGCCGAACGCTATAAGGTGCCGGCGGACAATCTGTCTCTCTTGATCCGTCGCATCGACGTGATCCCGCCGTCCATGGCGCTTGCCCAGGCGGCCGAGGAAAGCGGCTGGGGCACTTCGCGCTTCGCCCGTCAGGGCAACGCCATCTTCGGCCAATGGACGACGGCCGACGGTCCCGGTCTGGTGCCGCTTGAGCGTGACGGCGACAAGGACCACAAGGTGCGGGCGTTCAACAAGCTGATCGATTCCGTGCGCGCTTACATGCTCAATCTGAATACCCACCGGGCCTACCGCGAATTGCGCCGTGCGCGCGCCGCGCTGCGCCGCTCCGGTGAGCCGCTCAACGGTCACACGTTGGCACGTTTCCTGTTCCGTTATTCGGAGCGCGGCGACGACTATGTGAGCGCCATCCGCGCGATGATCGACAGCAACGGTCTTGATCGTCTGGACGATGCGCGCCTGCTGAAGGTCCAGCGCCCGGAAGCCTGAGCCCCCGGTTCTCCCCTTCCTCGGATGTCGCCTACTTCGTGATGAAGAACTGGCGGCCCAGCCAGTACCAGCGCCCGTCGGGCCCCGGCACGGTGCAGTTGATGCGCCCGCGGCCCGCCGGGAACGGCTGATTGACCCGCACCTCGATCCGCAGCTCGCCTAAGCGTTCCAGCCGCGCACGCCCTTCGTGGGACGCGAAACAGGCCAGCCGGTCGATCCCCTTGGGGGCCGGCGGCACCAGGGTAAAGCCCATGGCCGGCGGGTTGCCGTCGGTGATCAATTGGTCCGCCGGCGTCAGGTCGGTCACCGGCATGGCCAGCGCATTGACCGCCAGGCGGAACCGCCCGATGCCGCCGAAGCTCTCGTTCATGGCGAAGCGCGGCAGGTAAAAGTAGCCGAGAGAGGGATGGGCGACGCCCGAATGCTGGCCGAAGGCGGCCTCGAAGCCCTGCTCGCGGGCCATGGTCTCCAGTTCCTGCGACGCTTCGCCGTAGGGATAGGCGAAGATCTTGGGCACGCTGCCCAGTTCGGCTTTGAGCCGTTTGCTGGCTTCGGTGAACTCGGTCAGATTCTTGTCCCGTGCCGCCCCGGCCATATGTGCGTGGCTCACCGTGTGGTGGCCGATGGTCGCCCCCTGGTCCCTGATCTCGCGGATCTGGTCCCAGGTCATGATGCCGCCCAGTTTGCGGTCCACCGGGTCCGTCGCGACGAACAGGGTGAACGGCAGCCCGGCCTTCTTCAGGCGCGGCCAGGCATGTTCGTAGACCGAGGCATAGGCGTCATCGACCGTGATGCCGACCGTGCGATCGGGCAGCGGTGTGCCGGCCTTCATGGCGGCGATGATGTCGGGCAGGGACATCACCGTGTATTTGCCGGATGTCAGTTCCGCCAGATGTTCGTCGAACTGATCCAGGCGGATGTTGGTGGTCGGATAATCCTGCTCGTCGAACCGGTGATACATGATGATCACGGCCTGGTCGGCGGCGCGCGCCACGTCCGGCCAAAGTATGAGCAGTCCCAACATGGCAAGCGCCACCGCCCACGGCCATCGGCCCCGGCGGCGGTCACGGACCCCGGCGGGGCATGGCCCGCCGGTCATGATCGTTCGTCTTTCATTCACCTCACCCCATACTTATATGGTTGTCCCATATTATGACGTGATTTTTCCCTCTTCCGCGCTGCAGCACAAGTGTCCTAGGGTCGGACCCCCGCATTTCATTCCGCAATCGAACGAAAGGTCCCCTTTGATGTCGGACAAAATCGCCGAATCGGCCCTCGACCAATTGTTCCGCGACGCCCGGACGCACAACGGCTGGACCGGTGAGCCGGTGGGCGAAGATCTGCTGCGCCAGCTCTGGGATCTGGTCAAAATGGCGCCGACCAGCGCCAATTGCTCGCCCGCGCGGCTGGTCTTCGTGACCTCCGACGCGGCCAAGGAAAAGCTCAAGCCCTGTTTGATGGAGGGGAACGTTGCCAAGACCATGGCGGCCCCGGTCACGGTGATCATCGGTCAGGACATGGAATTCTATGAAAAACTGCCCGAACTTTTCCCCCATACGGACGCCAAGGCATGGTTCGCCGGCAACGATGACCTGATCGCATCGACCGCCTTCCGCAACGCGACGCTGCAGGGCGGCTACCTGATCATGGCGGCGCGGGCACTGGGGCTCGACTGCGGGCCGATGTCCGGATTCGATCAGGCCAAGGTCGACGCGGCCTTCTTCGCGGGCACCAAGGTGACGGCCAATTTCCTCTGCAACATCGGTCATGGCACGACGGAGGATCTGTTTCCGCGCTCACCCCGCCTGGCCTTCGACGACGCCTGCCGCGTCGTCTGACGCGGCCTGCGGCCCGTCATGCCCGATATCGACCTCGCCACGCCGCCGCCTGGCCAAGCCGCGGACGATCCGCCGCCGCGCCCGTCGCTCTCGGCATGGATCTATCTCGGCCTCTGTGCCGTCGCGATCCTGCAGGTCTTTTGGCAGCCTGACGGCTGGCAGATCGTTGCCGTGGTCCTGGGGGTCAGTTATCTGGCGCTGGAATTCACCCGCACCTCGGGCGTGCAGCGGCTGGTCGGTTACGGCCTGGCCTTCGGGGGCCTCGCACTCGGCCTGCGGGCGGGACAAGGGGGTGCTGTGTTGCTCGACGGCATGGCGTCGGCGCTCAAGTTTCAGCTCGTGTTCTTCGCCGTTGCCTGGATGCAGATTCCGGCCAAGACCAGCCCGACCCTGATGGCGGCGCGGCAGTTCGTGCTCGACCAGCCGGCCGGCCGCCGCTTTCTGATCCTGGCCTATGCGGCGCATTTCCTGGGTGCCTTCCTCAACCTGGCGGCGTTGACCTTGCTGTCGGACATGGTCGCCCGGCCCAAGGACCGCCAGTTGAAGGACCGTCTGGCCGTGGCGCTGATGGTCGGGTTCACCTCCGCGTCCTGCTGGTCGCCGTTCTATATCAGCGTCACCGTGGTGCTGGCGGCGTTGCCCGGGCTTAAATGGGTCGATATCGCCGTGCCCGGCCTGATCATGGGCATGTTGGTCGTCGCCGTGACGGCGCTGATCGACCGCGTGTTCGTGCGGGGCTCCCGCCCGCGCGGCGCCCCCGGGCCCAAGGTCGAGGACGCCAACTGGCGCAAGCTGTCGCTGTTGCTGGGGGCGTTGATGATTTCGGTCGTGACCCTGGAATCGCAGCTCCATCTGTCGATCCCCGTGGTGCTGGCGATGCTCGCCCCGCCTTTCGCGGTGATCTGGCTGTTCATTTCCAAGGGGCGTCAGCACGAGGCGACGGGCCTGCCGCGCCGCGTCGTCGCCTCCCTGCCGGGGTTGCGAGGCGAAGCGCTGATCTTCATCGGCGCCAATCTGTTTGGCACCGGCGTTGCCAGGGTGCTCGACCCGGCGGCGGTGGCGGGCCTGCTCAACATCGGCGCCTGGCCCGACGTCGCCAAGCCGCTGGCGCTGGCCGCCTTCATCATCCTGGCCGGCGGTATCGGCCTGCATCCGGTGGTCTTGGTCATTCTGGTCGGCTCGGTCCTGCCGCCGGAAGTGTTCGGCATGCCGCCCATGGTCATGGCGCTGGTCATGCTGGGGACCTGGGGCTTGTCGACGACGTCGTCGCCGGTGTCCGGCACGACTTTGGTGATCGGGCGTCTGACCGGGGAAAGCAGCTTCCGCCTCGCCTGGCGGCGCGCCCCCTTGTATACCCTGTCGGGTGCCCTGGTCGTGGCGATGGTCGCCATGGCCTATTGGAAGCTGATCGACCCGCACTGAGGGGCCCGCATGTCATGAAGCTACTCGCCTTCGACACGGCGACGACCGGCTGTTCGGCGGCCCTGTTCCTGGACGGCCGCATGGCGGCCCATCGCGCCGCCGCCATGGCGCGCGGCCAGTCGGAAGCCCTGATGCCGATGATCGCAGAGGTCCTGGCCGAGGGCGGATGTGCTTATGGAAATTTGGACGCCCTGGCCGTAACGGTCGGCCCCGGCGCCTTCACGGGCCTGCGCATCGGTCTGTCGGCGGCGCGCGGCCTGGCGCTGGCGTTGGCCGTTCCCTGTGCCGGGGTGACGACGCTGGAGGCCGTGGCCCACGCGATTCCCGAAACGGTGCGGGCCGGTGGGCGGGTTCTGGTCGCCCTCGATTCCAAGCGCGCGGATTTATATGTCCAGATGTTCGATGGTGACCTGGCACCGCTCACGGAACCGGCGGCCATGATGGCGGACGGGCTGGCGGACCTGGCGGCCGGCGGGCCATTGATTGTCGCAGGCGACGCCGCCGCACGCGCCATCGAGGCCCTTGCCGATGCCGGCATCGCCGCCGGCGCGGCCGATGTGCCGGGCGTGCCGGATGCAATCATGGTCGGCGAAATTGCCCTGGCCCGCGCCTTGCCGCCTGCGGGTCAGGCCCCCGGCCCCATCTATCTGCGCCCGCCTGACGCGGTCCGGCCTAAGGACGGCGGCCGATTGCGCCCATAGATTTCAGGCGTCTTGTCAGGCGGTTTTGCGGATCACCAACCGGTGGGGGGCGTCAGTCTCCGGGCGGGCCGGGTCTTCCGGCGCCAGGGACAAAATTTCATGGCCGTGGTCGCGCACGGAGCGCGGTACGTTGTTCAGCGGCTCCGGTCCTTTCAAGCGCACGTCAAGTACCGCACCGGCATCCAAGCGTTCCAGGAAAAGCTTGGTTTTAACGAACGTCATCGGGCAAATGTCGTTCGAAATATCCAAAAAATGCGCAATTTCAGGCGAGTCGGCCATTTCTTCCGGTTTTCCCATCGTATACTCTTGTGTACAATACACGCCTACTTTATATAGGCGCCGCCGGGTCAAATAAAATGTTTTGACCGATGTTTTCTGATCAAGGCGTCAGGAAAACTTCCCAACATCTCGGCAGTGTTCCCGCATCGGGACTCTGTTCTGTCGATGGCGCCCAGCAGACACGCTTTTAAAGGACAAGGCGAAAGAATGACTGAAAAACCGAATGCCTCCGACCTGATCGAGCTGACGACGGAAATCGTCGCGGCCCATGTCGGCAACAATACAATCGCGCCCAGCGATATTCCCGCCCTCATCAATGAGGTCTATACCGCCCTTTCCAACGTCGGCACGGTTCCGGCGCAGGCGCAGCGCCCCAAGCCCGCCGTGCCGCCGAAGAAATCCGTGTTCCCGGATTACATCGTCTGCCTCGAAGACGGCAAAAAGCTGAAGATGCTGAAACGGCATTTGAAGACGGCCTATAACCTGACGCCGGAAGAGTATCGCGAGCGCTGGGGCCTGCCTGTCGACTATCCGATGGTTGCGCCGAACTACGCCAAGCACCGCTCGAATCTGGCCAAGAAGATCGGCCTTGGGACGAAACCCCGGCGCAAACGCTAAAGCTTTCCCGCGGGTTGATCCTCAGGCTTTGGCACCTGCCCTGTTCGGGGTATAGTAATTAGGCGAATCCAGGCGCCTGCTGGCAATCCGTGGGGAGATGATGTCGGAATCACGTATCGAGCAGCTTTGTATCGACAAAGGCATGAAAATGACGGACCAGCGCCGCATCATTGCGCGCGTGCTGTCCGAATCGGAAGATCATCCCGATGTCGAGGAAGTGCATCGCCGATCGTCCGAGATCGACAATCGCATTTCCATCGCCACGGTCTATCGGACCGTGCGCCTGTTCGAGGAAGCGGGCATCATCGAGCGTCATGATTTCGGCGACGGCCGCGCGCGTTACGAAGAAGTGACCGAGGAACACCACGATCACCTGATCAACGTGCAGTCGGGCGCGGTCATCGAATTCCAGAACACGGAAATCGAACGCCTGCAGGAGATCATTGCCCGCGACCACGGCATGCGTCTGGTCGGGCACAAGCTGGAATTGTACGGCGTGCCTCTGAAGAAAGGTGCGGGCAAATAGGAATGATCCGACCCGACATTTTCCTGAACCCCGTGTTCGGGGCCGGCGACAAGCGGGCGCGAGGTAACCGGTGACGGACGCGACGCCCAAAAAACTCCATATCAAGACCTATGGCTGCCAGATGAACGTCTACGATTCCGATCGTATGGCGGGCCTTCTGGCGCCCCTGGGCTATGCCCTGACGGATGTGGTCGACGATGCCGACATGGTGTTGCTGAACACTTGTCATATCCGCGAAAAGGCGGCGGAAAAGGTCTATTCCGAGCTCGGCCGGATCAACAAGATGAAGCAGGCGCGTCAAGCCGACGGTGGGGCCATGATCCTCGGCGTCGCCGGCTGTGTCGCCCAGGCCGAGGGCGAGGAAGTTTTGAAGCGCGCGCCCTATGTCGACATGGTGTTCGGGCCGCAGACCTATCATCGCCTGCCGGAAATGGTCGCCCGCCTGCACCGCGAGAAGGGGGCTCAGCTCGACACCGACTTTCCCGAGGAATCCAAGTTCGATC includes:
- a CDS encoding [protein-PII] uridylyltransferase — protein: MSRTTIKDPRAIIDRKALTKKLDDLAGWSGYTPKSQGEVLAVFKDAHAQGWEEVKRRFEAGKLTGPEATRAHAHLMDQIIRTVHDFADKWVYPSANPTTGETLTIIATGGYGRGELAPFSDIDLMFLLPYKMTPRTEQIVEFTLYMLWDLGLKVGHATRSVDEAVRLAKEDLTIRTSLLEARWLWGDETLFDKFRQAFWDEVAEGSGMAYVEQKLAERDNRHDKMGDTRYVLEPNIKEGKGGLRDLQTLIWIAKYLYRVNNMNDLVGEGVFTKDDLKLFEKAENFLWTVRCHLHFLAGRPEERLSFSVQKEIAQRLGYRDHAGTNGVERFMKHYFLIAKDVGDITRILCAVLEHQHKKAAKRFRLPFFRFSEPDVPGFKIDGGRLTVENKKAFADDPIKLVGLFHAAQKHGLDVHPEALRLVTQNLKLVDAKLRRNKEANRLFLEMLTGKDPVTTLMRFNEAGVFGRFVPDFGRVVAQMQYDMYHVYTVDEHTIRAIGLLEGIETGRLKEDHPVSCEVISEIQSREALYVSVLLHDIAKGRGGDHSELGAEVAMKLCPRFGLNAWETETVSWLVRHHLLMSATAFKRDLDDPKTIQDFCDLVQSPERLRLLLCLTVVDIRAVGPNVWNNWKAGLLRELYWQAKAVLTGDAPGERRKTRVARAKAALEQALAKWPAKDREEHLARGTDTYWLAADTATQVRHAELVRKAEKDKADLTIAMTVDKTRAANEIIVYTADHPGLFANIAGALSLAGVSVLDAKIATLTNGMALDTFWVHDAAGMAIDEKGQMGRMTQRIEDALRGKRDPARELKKEPDAVFPDKSRAFAISPRVIMDNQASNTHTVIEINGHDRPGFLYDVTSVLTQEGLQIASAQITTYGERVVDVFYVKDIFGLKIRHADKLKSIETRLLERIGGKKAVKAAAKADKANKAEAPAKGSAKASAKTPSKPSAKSAAKGAKDAKPAPAVKAKTAAKAPAKTATKPAAKASAKDKPAAKTKPGGKASGNSVEAAE
- the murJ gene encoding murein biosynthesis integral membrane protein MurJ, encoding MNLLKAITTVGGFTMLSRVFGFVRDMLIANFLGAGMVADAFVVAFRLPNLFRRLFAEGAFAAAFVPLFARELEAGDGAGAEARAAARARARAFADEAMTLLALVLVAFVAVMELIMPWAMVVLAGGFDAVPGKMEMATELSRIAFPYLLFISLVSLQSGVLNSLGQFAAAAAAPVLLNLCLIAALLGLTGHVETPGHALAWGVFAAGVAQFAWLAWFCRRQGFPLRLVRPRWTEKVALLIKRILPVVFGASLYQVNLLIGTILATYVSDGAVSYLYYADRVTQLPLGVVGVAVGTALLPLLARQLKAGDDAAAQNSQNRGLEFALLLTLPAAAACLVIPDEIIRVLFERGAFGAEATAATASALFAYATGLPAYVLIRVLAPGFYAREDTSTPVRIAIAAMVVNIVLMLVLMKPMGHVGIALAASASAWLNTLLLAIVLVKRGHFALDARLRGRLPRILLATAGMVGVLEIARQNLGFMMTGATAQQILGLVLLVVLGLIAFAVFALALRAAGLKDAKSMLRAKDL
- the trpS gene encoding tryptophan--tRNA ligase, translated to MRRIFSGVQPTGNLHLGNYLGAIRNWVHLQQDYEDCLFCVVDLHAITVWQDPAQLRSSTREVAAAMIAAGIDAEKSVIFNQSQVPAHAELAWVFNCVARMGWLNRMTQFKEKAGKNKENASVGLFAYPNLMAADILAYKGTHVPVGDDQKQHLELARDIAQKFNNDFGVDFFPVVEPLIFGEATRVMSLRDGSKKMSKSDPSDQSRITLTDDADAIAKKVRKAKTDPDALPTSKDGFDGRPEAANLMGIYAALSGQDLAQVIQDHGGHQFSQFKQDLADLMVDKLQPITAEMRRLADDPGYIDGVLKQGAEKARALSEPVMAEVHDIVGFLRP
- a CDS encoding NifU family protein, with amino-acid sequence MFIQTETTPNPATLKFLPGCTVMAEGTANFAEAASVGRSPLAQTLFAVEGVTGVFFGHDFITVTKAEDKEWDTLKPRILGGIMEHFTKGLPVITEGAEDAAESTADDTEIVTQIKELLETRVRPAVAQDGGDIIYHGFEDGIVYLQMQGACSGCPSSTATLKHGIENMLRYYVPEVKEVQAVM
- a CDS encoding glucosaminidase domain-containing protein — encoded protein: MNTFFERTVMTVVLTTAVTAGYLAIERAPQASVPPTTAAAVAAGQANAHARADGSEQDTGADLQMMATGAGGNLVIPPRRPEFKRQPKDSVTALHDWFAELNYDLEHIQNGNAHVPPAFLASLPPDLGNVPETAMRKRLFFQAVLPLILRANQEILTDRKRLWQLHADQRLGRHIAPSDRLWLKAMAERYKVPADNLSLLIRRIDVIPPSMALAQAAEESGWGTSRFARQGNAIFGQWTTADGPGLVPLERDGDKDHKVRAFNKLIDSVRAYMLNLNTHRAYRELRRARAALRRSGEPLNGHTLARFLFRYSERGDDYVSAIRAMIDSNGLDRLDDARLLKVQRPEA
- a CDS encoding polysaccharide deacetylase family protein is translated as MTGGPCPAGVRDRRRGRWPWAVALAMLGLLILWPDVARAADQAVIIMYHRFDEQDYPTTNIRLDQFDEHLAELTSGKYTVMSLPDIIAAMKAGTPLPDRTVGITVDDAYASVYEHAWPRLKKAGLPFTLFVATDPVDRKLGGIMTWDQIREIRDQGATIGHHTVSHAHMAGAARDKNLTEFTEASKRLKAELGSVPKIFAYPYGEASQELETMAREQGFEAAFGQHSGVAHPSLGYFYLPRFAMNESFGGIGRFRLAVNALAMPVTDLTPADQLITDGNPPAMGFTLVPPAPKGIDRLACFASHEGRARLERLGELRIEVRVNQPFPAGRGRINCTVPGPDGRWYWLGRQFFITK